Sequence from the Sphingobacteriaceae bacterium GW460-11-11-14-LB5 genome:
GCATTGATCAACTCAGTGGTTTCGCCATCCAGATTAAATGAGATGCCTCCTCCAGAAATATTTAATACCGTTTTTTTCGCATTATCTGCAGCTACAAAGGGCTCGGATAAACTTAAATGATTATACGAAGTGTCGTTATCATTATCGTCATCATCGTTGTCGCCATTATTGTGTTCGATATTAATGTCGACATCTTTTTTAAAATGACGTCCCCACCAATTGCCACGCTCCGGAACCTGCTGTCCTTTATAAAAAAGAAACGACAAGGCCACCACTAAAACACCAATAGAAATGATACTTCCTGTTTGCGAATTGTTTTTATTGAACAGGATATTTAAGCCTGCAATAATTAAGAATACCGGCCAAAAGCTCCAAACATTGCGCCAATAAAAATTGATTACGCCAAAGTTTTCGAGTAGAAGTACACCGCCAATAAAAAGCAGGATAATACCCCAAATTAATCTATCTAATTTCATTTTATTTATACTTGAGGGTTAGCGGATGTTGAATTATCATCTTTGTTAACTGGTGTTGCTGGCTCATTTTCTACAACAGTTTCGGTAAAATCGGCAGTTTTTTTCTGCTCAGCTTCCTGTTGGTTCTGAAAGGCCGCCCAATCGTTTTTTCTTTTTGATTTAGCAATAATACTTACACCCAGTGCAATAAAGATCAATGGCCACATGTACCTGAATAAATTGCGGATACTAAACCAATCGGGTATAAAATCCATTTCGCGCATCAGGAAGAAACAGCCTATTACTAACAATACTAATCCGCCTATCGTGCGGCCAGTATCACTAGATTTATTGAATTTGTCAAAATTGGGCTGGGTTTCGAAAGGTGTTTTCTGCCCGCCATCAACAGGTTGCGTCCAATTTTGATTTCCTGCATTTGCAGGCCCGGCAAAAGGATCGGCCGTTCCAAATGGTTGTGCATTTGGATTTTTATTACCGAAGTAATCGTTAAATTTCGAGAATCTTGCAGCCGGATCGTTATTAACCGGAACAATAATCCACATAATTATATAGGCTATTAAGCCGCCGCCAGCCATAAATATAGCCGATAATGCAAACAATAATCTAATTATGGTAACCTCCACCTGCATGTAATCTGCAAGTCCCGAAGCTACACCGGCAATCATCTTATCGTGTTCGTTTCTAAAAAGCTTCTTTTCCATAACGTTGTTCATTTTGTGTTTAAAAATCAAGCGGAGTAATCAAAACCTCATCTACATTTACCCCTTTACTTAAGTTTAAAATGGTAAACAAAGTTTCTGCAATATCTTCAGGCTGTACAAATTTTTCATCCGGAATTGTTGTTCCTTCCCACGATGAAGTTTTGGTAGAGCCTGGCAAAAAAGCAGTGACTTTAACATTGTGAGGTGCTAACTCTTGCCGCAATACATGATTAAGACTTAACATCGCTGCTTTTGTTACACTATAACTGCCTCCATTTTTTACAGGTGCTTTACTGGCCACCGAACAGATGTTGAATATATGGCCCCGCTTCGCTGAGCGCATTTTTCTGCCAAAAAATTTACTGATGTAATAACCGGCATTCGTATTTAAATGTTGTTGCTTTTCGAATGTTTCGTCATCCTCATCAAGCAGGCTGCCAGGTAAAAAGATCCCCACATTGTTTACTAAAACATCTACCTGATCTAAATTTATAGCTGTAGAATTTAAAAAAGCATACACTTCTTCTTTAACTGAACAATCGGCTGCCTGAGTAAAAACAGCATTCCCATAAGGGGTTAGTTCTTGTTTTAGCTTTTCAAGTTCGTTTAAACCCCTTGCTACCAAAACTAAATCGTATCCATTTTGGGCAAATTTAATCGCAATAGCTCTACCAATTCCTTTAGTTGCTCCGGTTATTACAGCTTTCATTATTTATGGTTTAATTTTTGTTAACAAAAAACCATATTTATATTCAAAACCACGAATATTTTTGCAATTAGCAAAGAGCGACAAATTTTTATCGTTTCTTTGTAGTAGTATAGAACGATCATTTAAATTAAGCAAATACATACGGAATGAATTTTACCAATTTCGGCAGATACATCCTGCTACTCAAGTCTGTATTCAGAAAGCCGGAAAAACTGAAAATATACCTGAAAGAAATCGCCAAACAAATGGATTATGTTGGTGTAGGCTCTTTAGGTTTAATTGCGATTATCTCTACTTTTATCGGTGCGGTAATGACTTTACAAATTGCTTTCCAGCTGGTTAGCGATTTTATTCCAAAAACAATTATTGGTTCTGTAAACCGCGACTCCAGTATATTGGAGTTAAGCCCAACCATTAGTGCAATTGTACTGGCAGGAAAAATCGGATCGGCCATTTCATCAGAAATTGGTTCAATGCGTGTTACGGAGCAGATTGATGCCTTAGAAATTATGGGTATAAATGCCCCTGGATACCTCATCCTCCCTAAAATTATTTCAGGCATAACCATGGTACCCATGTTGGTTATCATTTCTATGTTCTTAAGTATTACCGGTGGATATATTGGCGGTTCTATTTCTGGTGCTGTTACCCCGGCTGAATATATTCAAGGTATAACCACTGATTTTAACCCTTATACCATTACCGTGGCTTTGGTGAAGGCATTTGTATTTGGTTTCATTATTACCTCAGTTCCGGCTTACGAAGGTTTTTATGTTCGTGGTGGTGCTTTAGAAGTTTCGCAGGCCAGTACCAGAGCAGTTGTAATTAGCTGTATCTCTATTCTTGTTTGCGATTATTTAGTTACTCAACTTTTATTGTAATGATCGAAATTAAAGATATTTATAAATCGTTCTCCGGAAATGATGTATTACAAGGCATTTCCGGAAAGTTTGAAGAAGGTGTAACCAATTTAATTATCGGTGGTTCCGGATCAGGAAAAACAACTCTACTGAAATGTATGGTGGGTTTGCATCAGCCAGATTCGGGCTCGGTGTTATACGATGGCCGTGATTTTACACCCATGACCTACGAACAGCGTATTGAAGTGCGTAAAGAAATTGGCATGTTATTTCAAGGTTCTGCCTTGTTCGATAGTATGACAGTTGAAGAAAACATCATGTTTCCTCTAAATATGTTTACTGATCAAAGCAGAAAAGAAAAGCTTGAAAGAGTTGATTTTTGTTTAGAGCGCGTAAATCTTGCAGGTAAAAACAAATTGTTCCCGGCAGAATTATCGGGTGGAATGAAAAAACGTGTAGGTATTGCGCGTGCCATTTCGATGAACCCGAAGTATTTGTTCTGTGATGAGCCAAACTCGGGTTTAGATCCAAAAACTTCAATCGTAATTGATGAGTTGATCCAGGAAATTACAGAAGAATATAAAACCACAACTATCGTGGTAACGCATGATATGAACTCGGTAATGGGTATTGGCGATTATATTTTGTTCCTGCATGAAGGAAAGAAATTCTGGGAAGGCAGCAACAAGGAAATTGCACATACTGACATTAAAGAATTAAACGATTTCGTATTCGCCAGCCGCTTCATGAAAGCTGCAAAAGATAAATTTTAAGAAAATTCTTATATTTGTACATGACTACGGCCACAAAAAATATCATTCACAAATTGGAAACCTTACCAGAAAGCATGGTAAACGAGGTAGAAGATTTTATTGATTTTTTAAAAGCTAAACATTCGAAGAGTTTTCCAAAGTCAAAAAGCGAACAAAAAAACATTGTTGAAGAACCAAAAAGCTTATACGGCGCTGCAAAAGGCCTTTTTATTATCCCTAAAGATTTTAACGAGCCATTAGATGACTTAAAAGAGTATATGTAATGCGGCTTCTGCTAGATACTCATATTTTTATCTCCTTAATTAATGAAGATAATGGTCTTGAAGTATCAGTAATAAACAGCATTGAAGATACTAAGAATGATAAGTTCATAAGCATTGCCAGTTTATGGGAAATCATTATTAAACTTAATATAGGAAAGCTAATTGTTACCAGAGACTTGGATGAAATGTATGCAGTAATAGATCAATTTAACCTGTCTGTTTTAAACATACAAAAACACCACTTCGACAAATATTTAGCCTTACCGCTAATTCACAGGGACCCTTTTGACAGATTGATTATTTCACAAGCATTAGCAGATAAGCTAATCCTAATAACTGACGATCAATACATCAAAAATTATCCTAATTTAAAGCTATTTTAAATACATGATACAATTACTTGCCCCAACCCACTGGAAAGATTATGAACTGATAGATTGCGGGGATTTTGAAAAATTAGAACGTTTTGGAAATGTAACCCTTATCCGTCCTGAACCTCAGGCCGTATGGAAAAAAACATACTCCGAACAGGATTGGAAAAAAGCGGCCAATATTACTTTCAGGGGGCGTTCGGCTACTTCTGGTGAATGGGTTAAAAAAAATCAATCAATTCCAGATCGCTGGCATGTAGAATATAAAAACAACGAAGTGGGTATTAAACTCCGCTTAGGCTTAACCTCTTTCAAACATGTAGGCGTATTCCCTGAGCAGGCTGTAAACTGGGACTTTATTTCTGCTTCGATTAAAAAATTTAAAACGCCACAGCCTAAAGTTTTAAATCTATTTGCTTATACTGGTGCGGCATCACTAATTGCCAATGCGGCAGGTGCCGAAACTACTCACGTAGATTCGATTAAACAGGTGGTTACCTGGGCAAATGAAAACCAGGAACTTTCGGGATTGAAAGATACCCGGTGGATGGTAGAAGATGCTTTAAAATTTGTTAAAAAAGAGCTTAAAAGAGGCAAAAAATACAACGGAATCATATTAGACCCACCTGCTTACGGCCACGGGCCTAATGGCGAAAAGTGGAAACTCGAAGATCATATCCAGGAAATGATGCAGGATGTAGTACAACTGCTAGATGAAAAAGAACATTTCTTAATCTTAAATACTTACTCTTTAGGTTTTTCTTCGGTAATTGTAGAAAATTTAATCCGCACATCATTCCCATCTGTTAAAAACCTCGAAACAGGAGAACTGTTTCTACAGGCCACATCGGGCATTAAATTGCCTCTGGGTGTTTTTGGCAAATTCTGCAATGTGTAAATGTTGATTACTTTATTTTAAACTACCAGATTTCCACCCTACTTTCATCAAAACAGATTCGGAAAACTGTTTAAACTTTAATTACTTATAATATCTATGAAATTCCCTCAATTAGCAGGCACACTAATACTTGGTTTTGCCGCAATCAGCTTATTTGCCAACTGTAATTCAGACGGCAAGAGCAGTGGCGGTATCGGTAAAATCTTTTCATCTGATTCAACCAAAAAGAAAACAGACTCAACGGTTAACGTAATGAAACCGGTTGATCCAAAGCTTTACGATTCGCTGGTAAAGAAACTGGCAAACGGAGATACTACCGGAAGATGGCCGGTAAAAAAACAACCTTATCCTTTAGCCGGAGCGATTTTACCTTTTAAACGCATTGTTGTTTATTACGGAAACCTGCATTCGAAAAAAATGGGTGCACTTGGCGAATATGCACCTAAAGAAATGTGGCAGCGTTTAAATGCAGAGGTTAAACATTGGGAAAAAGCTGATCCTTCTACGCCGGTACAACCAGGCCTGCACTATATTGCTGCAGTAGCCAGCGGAACACCAGGTAAAGATGGAAAATACATTAACAGAATGGGTAATAAACAGATTGATTCTGTTTTAAAAATTGCCAAAATGCAACCTAACACCATTGTATTCCTGGATCTTCAGGTCGCTTTAAGTACGATTAAAGCAGAGCTGCCTCATATTGCAAAATACCTGGAACTGCCATATGTTCATTTAGGTATTGATCCTGAATTTTCAATGAAAGACGGATCATTACCAGGTAAAAAAATTGGCACCTACGATGCTGCCGATGTTAATTATGTAACCGGTTATTTAGCAGATATTGTTAAAAAATACAATTTGCCTCCAAAAGTTTTTGTATTGCACCGTTTTACAAAGAAGATGGTAACCAATTCGCCTAATATTAAATTACGTCCTGAGGTGCAGGTGGTAATGCATATGGATGGATGGGGCGAACCGGAATTAAAAAAAGGTACTTATCGCCACTTTATACAGAGCGAACCGGTACAGTT
This genomic interval carries:
- a CDS encoding short-chain dehydrogenase, yielding MKAVITGATKGIGRAIAIKFAQNGYDLVLVARGLNELEKLKQELTPYGNAVFTQAADCSVKEEVYAFLNSTAINLDQVDVLVNNVGIFLPGSLLDEDDETFEKQQHLNTNAGYYISKFFGRKMRSAKRGHIFNICSVASKAPVKNGGSYSVTKAAMLSLNHVLRQELAPHNVKVTAFLPGSTKTSSWEGTTIPDEKFVQPEDIAETLFTILNLSKGVNVDEVLITPLDF
- a CDS encoding ABC transporter permease, with protein sequence MNFTNFGRYILLLKSVFRKPEKLKIYLKEIAKQMDYVGVGSLGLIAIISTFIGAVMTLQIAFQLVSDFIPKTIIGSVNRDSSILELSPTISAIVLAGKIGSAISSEIGSMRVTEQIDALEIMGINAPGYLILPKIISGITMVPMLVIISMFLSITGGYIGGSISGAVTPAEYIQGITTDFNPYTITVALVKAFVFGFIITSVPAYEGFYVRGGALEVSQASTRAVVISCISILVCDYLVTQLLL
- a CDS encoding ABC transporter ATP-binding protein codes for the protein MIEIKDIYKSFSGNDVLQGISGKFEEGVTNLIIGGSGSGKTTLLKCMVGLHQPDSGSVLYDGRDFTPMTYEQRIEVRKEIGMLFQGSALFDSMTVEENIMFPLNMFTDQSRKEKLERVDFCLERVNLAGKNKLFPAELSGGMKKRVGIARAISMNPKYLFCDEPNSGLDPKTSIVIDELIQEITEEYKTTTIVVTHDMNSVMGIGDYILFLHEGKKFWEGSNKEIAHTDIKELNDFVFASRFMKAAKDKF
- a CDS encoding oxidoreductase → MIQLLAPTHWKDYELIDCGDFEKLERFGNVTLIRPEPQAVWKKTYSEQDWKKAANITFRGRSATSGEWVKKNQSIPDRWHVEYKNNEVGIKLRLGLTSFKHVGVFPEQAVNWDFISASIKKFKTPQPKVLNLFAYTGAASLIANAAGAETTHVDSIKQVVTWANENQELSGLKDTRWMVEDALKFVKKELKRGKKYNGIILDPPAYGHGPNGEKWKLEDHIQEMMQDVVQLLDEKEHFLILNTYSLGFSSVIVENLIRTSFPSVKNLETGELFLQATSGIKLPLGVFGKFCNV